A single region of the Malaclemys terrapin pileata isolate rMalTer1 chromosome 2, rMalTer1.hap1, whole genome shotgun sequence genome encodes:
- the LRATD2 gene encoding protein LRATD2 — protein sequence MGNQVEKLTHLNYKEVPTADPTGMDRDEGPRIGVSYIFSNDDDELEQQQQDSVAQDMGGEHPAPQPYDPRLQEVECSVYYRDECIYQKTFAGDDTAPDERDGGGGGQLSTYTPENLLNRCKPGDLVEFVCQAQYPHWAVYVGDFQVVHLHRLEVVNSFLTDASQGRRGRIANYLYRYKPLSPATVVRNALEQVGCKDRELSWRNSECFAAWCRYGKREFKIGGELRIGKQPYRLQIRLGDKRSHTLEFQSLEDLIMEKRRNDQIGRAAVIQELSSHLQAAEEEEEEEDPGAQTAAE from the coding sequence ATGGGGAACCAGGTGGAGAAACTGACCCACTTAAACTACAAGGAAGTTCCCACGGCCGACCCGACAGGCATGGACAGAGACGAGGGTCCCAGGATTGGGGTGTCCTACATCTTTTCCAATGACGACGacgagctggagcagcagcagcaggactcaGTGGCTCAGGATATGGGAGGCGAGCACCCCGCACCGCAGCCCTATGACCCTCGGTTGCAGGAGGTGGAGTGTTCGGTTTATTATCGGGATGAGTGTATCTACCAGAAGACCTTCGCTGGGGATGATACCGCACCAGATGAGAGggatggaggaggtggggggcagctGAGCACTTACACCCCAGAGAACCTGCTGAACAGATGTAAACCAGGCGACCTGGTGGAGTTTGTGTGCCAGGCCCAGTACCCACACTGGGCAGTGTATGTTGGGGATTTTCAGGTAGTGCACCTGCATCGGCTGGAGGTGGTGAACAGCTTCCTAACCGATGCCAGCCAGGGCAGGAGAGGTCGCATTGCCAACTATTTGTACCGTTACAAGCCCCTGAGCCCGGCCACAGTGGTGCGGAATGCCCTGGAGCAGGTGGGCTGTAAGGATCGGGAGTTGAGCTGGAGGAACTCTGAGTGCTTTGCTGCCTGGTGCCGCTATGGCAAACGGGAGTTTAAAATTGGCGGGGAGCTCCGCATAGGCAAGCAGCCCTACCGGTTGCAGATCCGGCTGGGGGACAAACGCAGCCACACACTGGAATTCCAGAGCCTGGAGGATCTGAtcatggagaagaggaggaatgaCCAGATCGgtagggctgctgtgatccaggAGCTCTCCAGCCATCTGCAAgctgcagaggaggaagaggaggaggaagatccaGGTGCCCAGACTGCTGCTGAGTAG